In Colletotrichum destructivum chromosome 8, complete sequence, the following proteins share a genomic window:
- a CDS encoding Putative Zinc finger C2H2-type yields the protein MMLLVIRTGPEYVVKLLDWPSKPDRACPNDFTQPTPFINHLAQQVAESTTIYDHHYDPFYQQPSTSETESTYMSAATFNVGRPSNDDTITHFSGANPLLDAMAVTTTGWPYGAQPVSAAPDAMDDNMFQHSPISDFLEMSDESDDWAILMQQDMLVTGAFEMAGFDFPTTMMEETNYQTPDSPEDIFNDPTVQYDIEQSLQTTGLFDFNGLLPDLSASGYLSGTDQVSSYFGSTNASPYEPALDFFPEAAPSPSSIFPASADGSPLGTTTTTSPGSDSAAAHPYRCTTDGCPKAFRKEAQLKQHQRVHRKALVCDICRAERRTEHKFAQVRDLERHLQARHRDVAERANVRSEVRQCPHPGCEHEGRRDNVSRHHRSKHGKELKWKRGVPHVVG from the exons ATGATGCTGTTGGTTATTCGCACCG GACCTGAGTACGTCGTAAAACTTCTCGATTGGCCGTCTAAACCTGACCGCGCCTGTCCAAACGATTTCACGCAACCAACGCCCTTTATAAACCACCTAGCTCAGCAAGTCGCCGAGTCAACCACCATCTACGACCACCACTACGACCCTTTTTACCAGCAACCTTCAACTTCGGAGACGGAGTCGACCTACATGTCAGCTGCGACGTTCAACGTTGGCAGACCTTCAAACGACGATACCATCACCCACTTCTCCGGGGCCAACCCCCTTCTCGACGCTATGGCGGTAACTACCACAGGCTGGCCCTACGGGGCCCAGCCGGTAAGTGCTGCACCCGATGCCATGGACGACAACATGTTTCAGCACTCTCCCATCTCCGACTTTCTTGAGATGTCGGACGAGTCCGACGACTGGGCCATTCTCATGCAGCAGGACATGCTCGTCACCGGCGCCTTCGAGATGGCCGGCTTCGATTTCCCTACCacgatgatggaggagacCAACTACCAGACACCCGACTCCCCCGAGGACATTTTCAACGACCCCACCGTGCAGTACGACATCGAACAGAGCCTCCAGACCACTGGCCTATTCGACTTCAACGGTCTGCTGCCCGACCTCTCCGCCTCCGGTTACCTCTCCGGTACCGACCAGGTCTCCTCCTACTTCGGGAGCACAAACGCCTCCCCCTACGAGCCAGCCCTTGACTTCTTCCCCGAAGCCgcgccctccccctcctccatcttcccgGCCAGTGCCGACGGGTCGCCCCTCGGCACCACCACGACAACCTCTCCCGGCTCGGACtctgctgccgcccatcCCTACCGCTGCACCACCGACGGCTGCCCCAAGGCCTTCCGCAAGGAGGCCCAGCTGAAGCAGCATCAGCGCGTCCACCGCAAGGCCCTCGTCTGCGACATCTGCCGCGCCGAGCGCCGCACCGAGCACAAGTTCGCCCAGGTGCGCGACCTCGAGCGCCACCTGCAGGCCCGCCAccgcgacgtcgccgagcggGCCAACGTGCGCTCCGAGGTCCGCCAGTGCCCGCACCCGGGCTGCGAGCACGAGGGCCGGAGGGACAACGTGTCGAGGCACCACCGGAGCAAGCACGGCAAGGAGCTCAAGTGGAAGAGGGGCGTCCCCCATGTTGTGGGCTGA
- a CDS encoding Putative quinoprotein alcohol dehydrogenase-like superfamily, with translation MDSGETGYTMVPDLVENNNSGTGTQNNNSGAGRQYNAHTITIVNEKDSSFLADLRVTDPRDDKSRIERTKGGLLRDVYRWILDHDDYQRWRAGSHNRLLWIKGDPGKGKTMLLCGIIDELNKDGCNPAYFFCQATDSRLNTATGVLRGLLYLLLIDRPSLVGRFRGKHDHAGKRLFEDANTWDVLCEMIMSVLRDESLRDVVLAIDALDECTTELPQLLNFIIKLSATPVKIIVTSRNWPEIENGLAHDVQTPRICLEMNERSVSAAVRHYISYKVNELARKKRYDDATRNKVHDYLTSKADDTFLWVALVYEQLADIRVSKRHMDKKLKEFPAGLNALYERMLGHVLGSLDANLCKQILSIISTVYRPVGVSELAALVKAAEDFLDNPDSFIEVVEQCGSFVIIKDDVVFFVHQSAKDYLVGEVPRRLSTPVIHQDHRFILLQSLRVMSSTLRRDIYDLKATGTETDRIRIPVPDPLAPIRYACTYWVNHLLEWRSITQETQSEVQSFLEKHFLHWVEATSLLRVIYPAISCLFKLKRTIQAPARSSELHQLVSDALQFLRYHRAGIEEAPLQAYCSALVFSPESSVIRQLFEHELPGWILTKPLTNDVWDSCELTLVDDMMFDITSVVFSPDGSMLACTSDTGGVKLWDTVTGERLGTWDYDWRSAHSVDFAPDGATLAAAFGNNTVVICAVKGQELETLLGHTKAVLSVSFSRAGKRLASASSDGTIKLWDTTTYRLLWTLAGHKRAVNSVIFSADGTTVASASDDWTVKVWNPSTGTCLQTLKGHGWKVDSVAFMADGSQLASTSLNRFVKIWSLSTGQCVMVCDNDSPIRVFTLRNGTLYVCAWRRNPLVELRDAKTHRILRELWDHEMDLMCMDVSADNMLLASASGDCAIKLWNLSTVHWQQPVDCPERKATTPRPSFARHQDVKSVAISHSGRYFASLSDTESNVRVWDCETGRLVGVLQVPPTLPRKVTWKAVAFLSETRIVAAQYGWSDEDKDVHVWDLAQESCLLTLKDIVAHVPFDTMAFSQNGALLATANASYTQICVWDAVTGQCIATFRVPGCVGYLRLSECGRRIFTRTFVIDITKLIDLVHSPTRRADANIHTLDDQALITEEGAEWIWRGNGERILWLPDEYRPRLFVIQGPVVALCCKEDQIIIMRLSDSAAGL, from the exons ATGGATAGCGGGGAGACGGGATACACAATGGTACCCGACCTGGTGGAAAACAACAATAGTGGCACAGGAACTCAAAACAACAACTCCGGGGCGGGCAGGCAGTACAACGCGCACACCATCACCATTG TCAACGAGAAAGATAGTAGCTTTCTTGCCGACCTGCGAGTCACCGATCCGCGCGACGACAAGAGTCGCATCGAACGCACAAAAGGCGGCCTCCTGCGCGATGTCTACCGCTGGATCCTCGACCACGACGACTACCAGCGATGGCGAGCGGGGTCACACAATCGGCTTCTTTGGATCAAAGGCGACCCGGGAAAGGGGAAGACGATGCTATTGTGCGGCATCATTGACGAACTGAACAAGGACGGATGCAACCCAGCCTATTTTTTCTGCCAAGCTACGGACTCTCGCCTCAACACCGCGACTGGGGTACTTCGCGGGCTCCTCTACCTTCTGCTCATCGACCGGCCGTCTCTTGTCGGCCGCTTTCGGGGAAAGCATGACCATGCAGGGAAGCGATTGTTTGAGGACGCCAATACGTGGGACGTGCTGTGCGAGATGATCATGAGCGTTCTGCGCGATGAAAGTCTCCGGGATGTTGTACTGGCCATCGACGCACTGGATGAGTGCACAACAGAACTCCCTCAGCTCCTGAACTTCATCATCAAGTTATCTGCAACGCCCGTCAAGATTATTGTCACGAGTCGCAACTGGCCAGAGATCGAAAATGGCCTCGCACACGATGTTCAAACCCCACGAATCTGCTTGGAAATGAACGAACGGTCGGTCTCAGCAGCTGTGCGCCATTACATCAGTTACAAGGTAAACGAGCTGGCTCGTAAGAAAAGATATGACGACGCAACACGAAATAAGGTTCACGACTACCTGACCTCGAAGGCAGACGACACATTTCTTTGGGTCGCTCTGGTCTATGAGCAGCTTGCGGACATCAGAGTCTCCAAGAGACACATGGACAAGAAACTGAAAGAGTTCCCAGCCGGGCTAAACGCGCTATACGAGCGAATGTTGGGCCACGTTCTCGGCTCTCTCGACGCAAACTTGTGCAAGCAAATCCTCTCAATTATCTCCACTGTGTATCGTCCGGTCGGGGTTTCGGAACTAGCAGCTCTTGTTAAAGCGGCAGAAGACTTCCTCGACAACCCAGATTCCTTCATAGAGGTTGTGGAACAATGCGGTTCTTTTGTTATAATAAAGGACGACGTCGTGTTTTTCGTACACCAATCAGCTAAAGATTATCTGGTTGGAGAGGTTCCAAGGAGACTATCAACCCCAGTCATCCACCAAGACCACAGATTTATCTTGTTGCAGTCTCTCCGAGTTATGTCGAGCACACTGAGACGAGACATCTATGATCTCAAAGCAACAGGAACCGAAACCGACAGAATTCGCATCCCTGTTCCTGATCCCCTAGCTCCGATTCGATACGCGTGTACATACTGGGTTAATCATCTCCTTGAATGGCGATCGATCACGCAGGAGACGCAAAGCGAGGTTCAGTCGTTCTTGGAAAAGCATTTCCTCCATTGGGTAGAGGCAACCAGCTTGCTTCGAGTCATATACCCGGCGATATCATGTTTGTTCAAACTGAAGCGTACAATTCAG GCaccggcaaggtcgtcggAGCTACATCAACTAGTTAGCGACGCGCTGCAATTCTTGCGGTATCACCGGGCGGGTATCGAAGAGGCTCCGCTGCAGGCCTACTGCTCCGCACTCGTTTTCAGTCCCGAGAGTAGCGTCATACGACAGCTCTTTGAACACGAGCTGCCCGGATGGATTCTCACGAAGCCCTTGACGAACGATGTGTGGGACTCATGCGAGCTGACGCTTGTAGATGATATGATGTTTGACATCACCTCGGTGGTTTTCTCCCCGGATGGCAGCATGCTCGCCTGTACCTCCGATACTGGAGGCGTAAAGTTATGGGACACAGTAACAGGAGAGCGCTTAGGAACATGGGACTACGATTGGCGTTCAGCTCACTCTGTCGACTTTGCGCCCGACGGGGCAACGCTCGCAGCCGCATTTGGAAATAATACCGTCGTAATCTGTGCGGTCAAAGGCCAGGAATTGGAGACGTTGTTGGGCCATACCAAGGCGGTCCTTTCGGTGTCTTTCTCCAGGGCAGGAAAACGGCTCGCATCAGCATCCTCTGACGGGACCATAAAGCTCTGGGATACTACGACATACCGCCTCTTGTGGACGCTGGCCGGCCACAAACGAGCGGTTAACAGcgtcatcttctccgccgaTGGGACTACTGTCGCGTCAGCTTCCGATGACTGGACTGTGAAAGTATGGAACCCGAGCACAGGCACATGCCTGCAGACGCTCAAGGGCCATGGATGGAAAGTCGACTCCGTGGCCTTCATGGCCGATGGCAGCCAGCTCGCATCGACCTCTTTGAACCGTTTCGTCAAGATCTGGAGTCTTTCCACGGGCCAATGTGTGATGGTATGCGACAACGATTCCCCCATAAGAGTGTTCACTCTCAGAAACGGCACGCTATATGTTTGTGCCTGGCGCCGCAATCCCTTGGTCGAGCTGCGAGACGCGAAGACGCACCGCATCTTGCGGGAACTTTGGGACCATGAAATGGACCTCATGTGCATGGACGTGTCAGCCGACAACATGCTGCTTGCATCAGCTTCTGGTGACTGTGCGATCAAGCTTTGGAATCTTAGTACGGTTCATTGGCAACAGCCCGTCGACTGCCCCGAgaggaaggcgacgacgccccGGCCGTCTTTCGCTCGCCACCAGGACGTCAAATCAGTCGCCATCTCGCATAGCGGTCGGTATTTCGCATCGCTCTCGGATACAGAAAGCAACGTCAGGGTCTGGGACTGCGAAACGGGGCggctcgtcggcgtgctTCAGGTTCCGCCAACCCTCCCCAGGAAAGTCACGTGGAAGGCGGTCGCATTCTTGTCTGAAACAAGAATCGTTGCCGCCCAATATGGGTGGTCTGATGAAGATAAAGATGTTCACGTCTGGGACCTGGCGCAGGAGTCGTGTCTCCTGACGCTGAAGGACATTGTTGCACATGTACCCTTTGATAcgatggccttctcgcaGAACGGTGCCCTTCTAGCGACGGCGAATGCGTCTTATACCCAGATCTGTGTCTGGGATGCGGTCACGGGCCAATGCATAGCCACTTTCCGTGTACCTGGGTGTGTCGGCTATCTGAGGTTGTCAGAATGTGGACGGCGGATTTTCACCCGCACTTTCGTCATCGACATAACCAAGCTGATCGATCTGGTTCATTCGCCAACACGAAGGGCTGATGCTAATATCCATACGCTGGACGATCAAGCCTTGATCACGGAGGAGGGTGCAGAATGGATTTGGAGAGGTAATGGAGAAAGGATTCTCTGGCTGCCTGATGAGTATCGGCCGCGATTGTTCGTCATCCAGGGGCCTGTGGTAGCTCTGTGTTGTAAAGAAGACCAAATCATCATAATGAGACTTTCAGACTCGGCAGCTGGTCTTTAG
- a CDS encoding Putative nucleoside phosphorylase domain, NACHT-NTPase, sigma domain-containing protein, which yields MNIHTPPNHRNDFEVAIVCALPLEYDAATLIFDEFWDEDGDHLGRAVGDNNTYATGRVRCHNAVLALLPNMGKVGAAGTTAALRSSFPRIRIAVLTGICGGVPYHGDGIEVCLGDVIISRTVVQYDLGRQYPGKFARKDTIHDNLGRPNHEIRSLLATFQTEFGLARLQRGAMTALNSIQSKATETGRRTSYHPPALFEDHLFKPTYPHVHRDRSNCGCRETEACEVAASASCAEIPCDYQHSLPRKRLGSSQKQVTRVFVGDVASGDTVMKSGEHRDSLAKELGVIALEMEGAGVWDQIPCIVVKGVCDYADSHKNKVWQPFAAAAAAAVTKALLSRYTQTDKPESSRAVGKDGAEAGASRFANSRAGQQFNNTGGGTQNNNSGNGKQYNAHTMNFKD from the coding sequence ATGAACATCCACACTCCTCCGAATCACCGCAACGACTTTGAGGTTGCAATAGTCTGTGCGCTGCCTCTTGAGTACGATGCTGCAACTTTGATATTCGACGAATTCTgggatgaagatggcgaccATCTCGGGCGGGCGGTGGGAGATAACAACACCTATGCAACTGGGCGGGTCAGATGCCATAACGCGGTGCTGGCTCTGCTCCCAAACATGGGCAAGGTGGGCGCAGCCGGCACAACCGCCGCCCTCCGTTCTAGCTTTCCGAGAATCAGAATCGCCGTCCTGACTGGAATATGCGGCGGTGTGCCCTATCATGGGGACGGCATCGAAGTCTGTCTCGGGGACGTCATTATTAGTCGAACAGTTGTTCAGTATGACCTTGGCAGGCAGTATCCTGGCAAGTTCGCCCGCAAAGACACCATCCACGACAACCTGGGCCGACCCAACCACGAGATCCGCTCTTTGCTTGCTACGTTCCAGACGGAATTTGGCCTCGCTCGGCTCCAGCGCGGGGCAATGACTGCCTTGAACTCCATTCAATCCAAGGCCACCGAGACAGGCCGTCGAACGAGCTACCATCCTCCGGCGCTGTTCGAGGACCATCTCTTCAAGCCAACGTACCCACACGTCCATCGGGACAGATCAAATTGCGGCTGCAGGGAAACCGAGGCCTGTGAGGTCGCCGCAAGTGCGTCCTGCGCCGAGATTCCATGTGATTATCAACACTCGCTACCCAGGAAGCGCCTTGGCAGCTCGCAGAAACAGGTCACCAGAGTGTTTGTGGGAGACGTCGCCTCAGGCGACACTGTAATGAAATCCGGCGAGCATCGCGATAGcctcgccaaggagctgggTGTCATTGCCCTGGAGAtggagggcgccggcgtctGGGACCAGATCCCCTGCATCGTCGTGAAGGGGGTTTGCGACTACGCGGACAGCCACAAGAACAAAGTCTGGCAGCcctttgctgctgccgccgccgcggcggttACCAAGGCTCTTCTGAGTCGCTACACCCAGACCGACAAGCCTGAGAGCTCCCGTGCCGTTGGAAAGGATGGCGCAGAAGCTGGCGCGTCCAGATTTGCCAACTCTAGGGCTGGGCAGCAGTTTAACAACACGGGCGGCGGAACtcagaacaacaacagcggTAACGGTAAACAGTACAACGCCCATACGATGAACTTTAAGGATTAG
- a CDS encoding Putative major facilitator superfamily, MFS transporter superfamily, protein MSKQILSEADPPDATINDAEKSSSKTPDGAEYELSWSPQEEKAAVRKLDCYLMPLLVAGFFVLQLDRSNISNAMTDTITQDLKITRNDVNVGSQLMLAGIVIAEIPSNFVLQRVGAPVWLTFQMGVWGTIALTQSWCTNIRSFLATRFLLGFFEGGYIPGGQYMLALFYTREELALRTAVFYFGNYSATATGSLIAAGVLKMAGIMGLSGWQWLFIIEGAITLLAFIAFIVFLPRSPGHTAPVHGCFDFFTPQERRILRARIIADDESKGADRAHMTLKTLVQALTDYRIWLHMLLNVVSLAPKGGLQLYGPNIIKGLGFSRTNANLLNAVSSVLIIALSWGISFASDRTRWRGPWCIVAFSWSVIFAGVLYGLPEGSGRWTNYAIFTLLSGGNALAQGLNDAWVSINAVNPSKRSIGLAMAVIGSNLGVARSNWKVITNQKLMRQWLQVRYSFKLRSTCAQWQSGAIYPPCRQRSC, encoded by the exons ATGTCTAAACAAATCCTCTCAGAAGCCGACCCACCTGACGCAACCATCAATGACGCCGAGAAGTCATCATCAAAGACTCCTGATGGTGCCGAGTACGAACTCTCATGGTCTCctcaagaagaaaaggcagCTGTGCGGAA GCTGGACTGCTACCTGATGCCGCTGCTGGTGGCCGGTTTCTTCGTCCTACAGCTCGACCGCAGCAACATCAGCAACGCGATGACGGACACCATCACGCAGGACCTCAAAATCACCCGCAACGACGTCAACGTCGGGTCCCAGCTCATgctggccggcatcgtcatcgcaGAAATCCCCTCCAATTTCGTTCTGCAGCGCGTCGGCGCCCCCGTCTGGCTCACCTTCCAGATGGGCGTCTGGGGCACGATCGCCCTGACCCAGTCGTGGTGTACCAACATCCGTTCCTTCCTGGCCACGCGGTTTCTGCTGGGCTTCTTCGAGGGCGGATACATCCCCGGCGGGCAATACATGCTGGCCCTGTTCTACACCCGCGAGGAACTGGCGCTGCGGACGGCGGTTTTCTACTTCGGTAACTATTCTGCCACAGCTACCGGGTCTCTGATCGCGGCCGGTGTCCTGAAAATGGCTGGTATAATGGGACTCTCCGGATGGCAGTGGTTGTTCATCA TCGAGGGGGCAATTACTTTGCTGGCCTTCATCGCTTTCATCGTCTTTCTCCCCCGAAGCCCGGGACACACGGCCCCCGTCCACGGCTGTTTCGACTTTTTTACCCCCCAGGAACGTCGAATCCTTCGCGCTCGCATCAtagccgacgacgagtcAAAGGGCGCCGACAGGGCCCATATGACCCTCAAGACGCTCGTCCAGGCCCTCACAGACTATCGTATCTGGCTACACATGCTGTTAAACGTCGTCTCTCTGGCGCCGAAAGGCGGCCTGCAGCTCTACGGCCCCAATATCATCAAGGGCCTCGGCTTCTCCCGCACGAACGCGAACCTCCTCAACGCTGTCAGCAGCGTCCTCATCATTGCGCTCTCGTGGGGCATCTCGTTCGCCTCGGACCGCACGCGCTGGCGCGGGCCCTGGTGCATCGTCGCCTTCTCCTGGTCAGTTATTTTCGCGGGTGTGCTATACGGCCTCCCTGAGGGGTCGGGAAGGTGGACAAACTATGCCATCTTCACGCTTCTCAGCGGCGGAAACGCCCTGGCCCAGGGTCTGAACGACGCCTGGGTAAGcatcaacgccgtcaacccTTCGAAAAGGAGCATCGGTCTCGCAATGGCCGTCATTGGCAGTAACTTGGGCGTAGCTAGATCCAACTGGAAAGTTATCACAAACCAAAAGCTTATGAGACAGTGGCTCCAAGTGCGTTACTCCTTCAAGCTCCGAAGTACTTGTGCTCAGTGGCAGAGCGGGGCAATATACCCCCCATGCCGGCAGAGGTCCTGTTAA
- a CDS encoding Putative sulfatase, alkaline-phosphatase-like, core domain superfamily: MSKDPTRPNVVLILADNLGWGELGCYGGGELRGAPTPRIDRLATEGLLLHNFNVESDCVPTRSALMTGRHPIRTGCRQSVPPGFPQGLTPWERTLAECLKDNGYSTAHHGKWHLGDVPGRYPSDRGFDEWFGIPRTTDETQFTSAPGFDPEVAELPYIMRGRAGEPSENVCVYDLEKRRLIDEMLVARSRDWLSRQVEAEKAFFLYHPLVHLHFPTLPHKDFAGKTGQGDFADSMAEMDHRVGEILDHVDDLGIRENTIVIFASDNGPEFREPYRGTAGPWSGTYHTAMEGSLRVPFIIRWPSRVPRGVTHNGIVHVTDLFTTILSMTGAAVPSDRPIDGVDQTGFFLRPPDRRTPSPRQGFPFYIKDELRAIKWRDWKLHLVWEPKVNQSSGRLESPYLFNVVRDPKEEVDILAYNTWVLQPMFRLRAEFQKSLKDDPAPPDPLKEI, encoded by the coding sequence ATGTCGAAGGATCCTACGCGACCAAACGTCGTGCTCATCTTGGCCGACAACCTCGGCTGGGGTGAGCTAGGATGCtacggaggcggcgagcttCGAGGTGCACCCACGCCTCGAATCGACAGGCTGGCCACCGAGGGTCTCCTGCTGCACAATTTCAACGTCGAAAGCGACTGCGTCCCGACCCGATCGGCCCTCATGACCGGCCGACACCCGATCCGCACGGGGTGCCGGCAGTCCGTACCCCCTGGGTTCCCTCAGGGCCTCACGCCGTGGGAGAGAACGCTGGCCGAGTGCCTCAAGGACAACGGCTACTCGACGGCGCACCACGGCAAGTGGCACCTCGGTGACGTTCCCGGCCGCTATCCCTCCGACAGGGGCTTCGACGAGTGGTTCGGTATTCCGcggacgacggacgagacGCAGTTCACGAGCGCGCCTGGGTTCGACCccgaggtggccgagctGCCGTACATCATGAGGGGCAGGGCCGGCGAGCCGTCGGAGAACGTATGCGTCTACGAcctggagaagaggaggctgATTGACGAGATGCTGGTGGCGCGGTCCAGGGACTGGCTCTCTCGGCAGgttgaggccgagaaggcgtTCTTTCTGTACCACCCGCTCGTCCACCTGCACTTCCCGACGCTCCCGCACAAAGACTTTGCCGGGAAGACGGGCCAGGGCGACTTCGCGGActccatggccgagatggaccACCGCGTCGGGGAGATCCTCGAccacgtcgacgacctgggGATACGGGAGAACACCATCGTCATATTCGCCTCGGACAACGGTCCGGAGTTCAGGGAGCCGTACAGGGGGACAGCCGGTCCCTGGTCGGGAACGTACCACACGGCGATGGAGGGCAGCCTCCGGGTCCCCTTCATCATCCGGTGGCCGAGCCGCGTCCCGCGGGGCGTCACGCACAACGGAATTGTCCACGTCACGGACCTCTTCACGACCATCCTCTCCATGACCGGCGCCGCGGTGCCGTCGGACCGGCCCATCGACGGGGTGGACCAGACGGGATTCTTCCTGAGGCCGCCCGATcggaggacgccgtcgccccggCAGGGTTTCCCGTTTTACATCAAGGACGAGCTGCGCGCCATCAAATGGAGGGACTGGAAGCTCCACCTCGTCTGGGAGCCGAAGGTCAACCAGTCGAGCGGGAGGCTGGAGTCGCCATACCTGTTCAACGTTGTCAGGGATcccaaggaggaggttgacATCCTTGCGTACAACACCTGGGTCCTGCAGCCCATGTTCAGGCTGAGGGCCGAGTTCCAAAAGAGCCTCAAGGACGATCCTGCGCCGCCTGATCCGCTGAAGGAGATTTAG
- a CDS encoding uncharacterized protein (Putative zn(2)Cys(6) fungal-type DNA-binding domain, transcription factor domain, fungi): MASREHESRRSNVRRTNVTACTRCRSRKQRCDQNIPACSNCERAGAPCVSTDIDGQVAPRSYIKSLEDRVAYLETQLASREAMNLESASADFAPSPLSWNCSSRDPIEQVFYQSLEGGVFFNSITTPNGQSLLRSLLAEPLRSVSQTPKQSDHRSLLDELPGETRAALPSRDATGRLIEAYFEHCEFFSPILPSKDDFLAAAALLYDYDDGGGDDGLAPQNTNTNNTAGTTLARFRTYTVFATAVLLLNRTDPAFPVSRAEGYFATATRLLALHPAVICTGDLHHLCNLLLVAQHCCFASNLGGAWHFLGLASRLAIELGLHDERRPIAAKPGPEQLDQRRWLFWALYTMERNLCVIIGRPFSIPDEAIHTPLPDLAAGDGDGGGGGGSRALALHLIKHRRLESEIYVTLNQKPPQNGAAVDLFAWREDMRRRVTEWHGSAPAPTAPSTQLAPSDIFKSIMHHHMVLLYYPSACFPDPSADEIRLLARSAAACVGNYRRAFRDGQLRFFWRTTHNLFRSGVAVAYCLHLLRAAPVRRPDLDRGDMVASVNVCMSVLWAMVERYPPGAVYRDAFESLANSVLRSDGDGGGGDTGQIQEPGTSFLAYDPSMLASIDLPQTSLDALYWGFGNLA; the protein is encoded by the coding sequence CTACATCAAGAGCCTGGAGGACCGCGTAGCCTACCTCGAGACCCAGCTCGCCAGCCGTGAAGCCATGAACCTCGAATCAGCCTCGGCCGACTTCGCCCCGAGTCCTCTTAGCTGGAACTGTTCGTCCCGGGACCCGATCGAGCAAGTTTTCTATCAAAGCTTAGAGGGCGGCGTCTTCTTCAACTCCATCACGACGCCCAACGGACAGTCACTCCTCCGctcgctgctggccgagCCCCTTCGCAGCGTTTCCCAGACGCCGAAACAGAGTGACCACAGGTCTCTGCTGGACGAGTTGCCAGGCGAGACGCGAGCCGCCTTGCCAAGTCGAGACGCCACCGGTCGACTGATTGAGGCTTACTTCGAACACTGCGAGTTCTTCTCGCCCATCTTGCCGTCCAAAGACGACTTtctcgccgcggccgcgctCCTCTATgactacgacgacggcggcggcgacgacggcctggccCCCCAgaacaccaacaccaacaacactGCCGGGACGACCCTGGCCAGGTTCCGCACATACACCGTCTTCGCCACGGCCGTTCTGCTGCTGAACAGGACCGATCCCGCATTCCCCGTGTCCAGGGCCGAGGGCTATTTCGCCACGGCCAcccgcctcctcgccctgcaCCCGGCCGTCATCTGCACCGGGGACCTCCACCACCTCTGCAACCTGCTCCTCGTGGCGCAGCACTGCTGCTTCGCCTCGAACTTGGGCGGCGCATGGcacttcctcggcctcgcctcgAGGCTCGCcatcgagctcggcctccaCGACGAGCGGCGGCCCATCGCCGCGAAGCCGGGCCCAGAGCAGCTCGACCAGCGCCGGTGGCTCTTCTGGGCGCTGTACACGATGGAGAGGAACCTCTGCGTCATCATCGGAAGGCCCTTTTCTATccccgacgaggccatccaCACCCCGCTGCCGGACCTCGCAGCAggagacggcgatggcggcggcggcggcggcagtcgGGCTCTCGCACTACACTTGATCAAGCACCGAAGGCTCGAGTCCGAGATCTACGTAACCCTCAACCAGAAGCCGCCGCAGAACGGCGCCGCGGTCGACCTGTTCGCGTGGAGGGAGGACATGAGACGCAGGGTCACTGAGTGGCATGGcagcgcgccggcgccgaccgCCCCCTCGACGCAGCTGGCCCCGTCGGACATCTTCAAGTCCATCATGCACCACCACATGGTCCTCCTCTACTACCCCTCGGCGTGCTTCCCGGACCCTTCCGCCGACGAGATACGCCTCCTGGCGCGGAGCGCGGCCGCGTGCGTGGGCAACTACCGCCGCGCCTTTCGTGACGGGCAGCTCCGCTTCTTCTGGCGCACGACGCACAACCTCTTCCGCAGCGGCGTGGCCGTGGCCTACtgcctccacctcctccgggCCGCCCCGGTCCGGCGTCCGGACCTCGACCGGGGGGACATGGTCGCCTCTGTCAACGTGTGCATGTCTGTGCTGTGGGCCATGGTCGAGAGGTATCCGCCCGGGGCCGTGTATCGGGACGCCTTCGAGAGCCTGGCCAACTCTGTACTCCGGtccgatggcgacggcggcggcggcgacacggGACAGATCCAGGAGCCGGGGACGTCTTTCCTGGCGTATGATCCGTCTATGCTGGCCAGTATCGACTTGCCACAGACGTCGTTGGATGCCTTGTACTGGGGGTTTGGGAATTTGGCATAG